In one window of Silvanigrella paludirubra DNA:
- a CDS encoding aminoglycoside phosphotransferase family protein, with protein sequence MTGILSIQLESEQLMLRIQDFKILNSEQSITEKEPVLVLIAGDASDRKFFRLINDPIGAICMQFPKWEGGYGGDPISWIGMHTALSQMELPIPKIIEIDETNACIWTEDLGDTFLNSTLIEPILDINNPKCLKSINYYKESLLLLIKAQYPKRKIDHPAINRFFDFEKLFFELNFFVTHFLNGFMNLNVTEDNPDYKGLYDDLNLLAKKLDACERVLCHRDYHVRNIMLKNEKIYWIDFQDARMGPHSYDVVSLVRDSYVNITWETRKNLFSYYLDNMNNERELNNLKPISRTSFNLELLLMGLQRNIKAIGSFGYLATKKGKPNYLKYVKHTLEILSSPEAQIHEETDLKIMMPQLYSLINNLYKGELSIKLEEKIKNYF encoded by the coding sequence ATGACAGGAATTCTTTCTATTCAATTGGAATCGGAACAACTTATGCTTAGAATACAAGACTTTAAAATATTAAATTCCGAGCAATCCATAACAGAAAAAGAACCAGTTTTGGTATTAATTGCTGGGGATGCAAGTGATAGAAAGTTTTTTAGATTAATAAATGATCCCATTGGTGCCATATGCATGCAATTTCCAAAATGGGAAGGAGGGTATGGAGGCGACCCAATAAGTTGGATTGGAATGCATACAGCACTTTCTCAAATGGAACTTCCTATTCCAAAAATAATTGAAATTGATGAAACAAATGCTTGCATTTGGACTGAAGATCTTGGGGATACATTTTTAAATTCTACTTTAATAGAACCTATATTAGATATAAATAATCCAAAATGTCTAAAGTCAATTAACTATTATAAAGAATCATTGTTACTCCTTATTAAAGCTCAATATCCTAAAAGAAAGATTGACCATCCTGCAATAAATCGTTTTTTTGATTTTGAAAAATTATTTTTTGAACTTAATTTTTTTGTAACTCATTTTTTAAATGGATTTATGAATTTAAATGTCACAGAAGATAATCCTGATTATAAAGGACTATATGACGATTTAAATTTACTTGCAAAAAAACTAGATGCATGTGAACGAGTTTTGTGTCATAGGGACTATCACGTAAGAAATATTATGCTAAAAAATGAAAAAATATATTGGATAGATTTTCAAGATGCTCGTATGGGCCCACATTCATACGATGTTGTTAGTTTAGTCCGTGATAGTTATGTTAATATAACTTGGGAAACTAGAAAAAATCTTTTTTCATATTATTTAGATAATATGAATAATGAAAGAGAATTAAATAATTTAAAGCCAATTTCAAGAACAAGTTTTAATTTAGAATTACTTCTTATGGGACTTCAACGTAATATAAAAGCAATTGGAAGTTTTGGTTATCTTGCAACTAAAAAAGGAAAACCAAACTATTTAAAATATGTAAAACATACGCTTGAAATATTATCTTCTCCAGAAGCTCAAATTCATGAAGAAACAGATTTAAAAATTATGATGCCTCAATTATATAGTTTAATTAATAATTTATATAAAGGTGAATTATCTATTAAATTAGAAGAAAAAATAAAAAATTATTTTTAA